One Sparus aurata chromosome 23, fSpaAur1.1, whole genome shotgun sequence genomic window, TCAACACAGTTCTTAAGAAATCTGTGGGTCCATTCAGAGGCGTGGGAACCTACACAAAGGAGGTAAATGATCTTCATTCATCTGCCATGCTTGAAGTCCATCCCATAGATTCACACGCACTGCATTACAATGCTCAGCTCGCTACTGCCCTCCATGGGTCAGCCAGTTAACCTGATAACAGGTCAGATGAGCTAAATGGCTCTTAAACAATCCTTTCTAATGTTTCAAAAACCTCAGATTGCACTTTTCACATAAAAGGAACATGGGAGGTctataaagaaaaacaagaaatatatTGATTGTCCTGAGGAAGTCTGATAGCTCCTCCTTGCTCATACGCTTCCCTTCCAGGTTCGTTTCTGCTCTCATGTGGGCTGTGGAAGGAAGCAGTACCCCGAGGCCTGTGTGTTGCCCCCCTGAGGCCAGGCAGTGAAAGGTCCTGAGGTGTAATCTGGAGGTCGGGGGCTAATGCTGGGCTCATCGACGGCTGGCTGAACGTCCGTCTCATCAGGAGGGCAGAGCGTGGTATCTGGATGCTGCTGGTCCTCTTCAGGACTGCCGTGCTTTAGCGTGTCCGCGTTGGCATCACTGTGAGACACGAGATCCTGTGTGGACCTGGAGATGTTGCGGCTCGGCAGACATACGTAACCTTTCCCGTAGAGGGTGAAATTCACAGGGGAGGGAGATGCAGGGCCATCTGACAGGGTTTCTGTCTCTTCACATTGGACATCCACTGGGTTGTGGTTTgtctgtcagacagaaacaatGCTGTTAAGACCATAACTTAAAGAggcactgtgtggttttggagaagatattcaaactctgaattttgatatttacaataataatgagctaataaggtccccagaacactgtttgaagcgagaaaggtggcagggtccgccacatataaacaaagtgaagcgGTATgagactgtgttgtcctttaaggtcactttgtttattcagtttattcagtcatgaacacaaagagaCCTTTAATGGCTGCAAactaattcatgttttttctttgttaattaCGCACATCAATTTGGCTCTTgtgaattgttttttgttcacaGTGTGTTTCCATAGCACTCATATAGCATTTCACTTGATATCATTTTGATTAAATgtatagttcaacattttgggaaatagaCTTAATTGTTTTCTTGTTGAGAGTTCgatgagaagactgataccactctcatgtttgGATATTAAAAAATTAAGCTACAGTCAGTAGTTGGTCAAGTTTGCTTACCGTAAGGACTGAACTGAAATGGGGAATTTGCAAATGTGTCCTCCCAGCTCCTCTACACATGACTAATGAACATGTTgtaactttttgttttaatcataCTTTGTGTGCCGGACTTATTCATGTCCTGGAACAGGGACTAATGTGTCTGGCAATGAAATAGTCTCGTACCTCACCCACTGTTAAATATTCtctattttcaaaacatttttctagttGTCCAAATCAtgaattaaaatcaaatatCTGATGCACTCCTAGGAATGCAGAAGCCTTGAAAAGGTTTTGAACACtgagtttaaaggtgcattatgtcaGAATttgccacctgttgaattcttCCTGCCAACAAATAGAGGCGAAatgtcaccagagtaactgctaactgccgCTAACCGTATTCTGTTACTTGACCGTAGCTGCAGTtagccgccattgttgtttttaaacaagCAGTTTGTGGGTTGTCACAACTAAGCCACGCCCTGAGCAGCCAGTACTTCCTTATGGGACACTGATTGGTCTGAAGAATGTGGAGTCAAGTGTGTGAGGTGTTCCCAGCACCTGGATACCTGATGGATGACCCTGGCTGTGGCTGTGAATAACTGACCTGGCAGAAGATGTACGGCCCGCTGAAGCTAAAGGACGACCCGTCAGAGATGTTCCCCTCCACAGCAAGAGACGGCTGGTTATCGCACCTCCAGCAGCCCTCGTCCTGCTTCAGAGATTGTTTCCCGCTGTCCTCGGCCGGCCACAGCGAGGCGTCTGAGGAGCTGCGGGGGGGACACAGGGCGGAAAGTGTTTTTGCCAGATAACACAGAATCAGCCTGTGAGTTTGTCCACTCGTGCAGCAGAagaatttgttttcattatcttTATCTGCCCGGAAATGTAAAGCGTGAAGAGCATTACCATGTCGACACGCTGTCAAAGCGCTGCACTTTGCACACGGACGTGCTCTCGCTCTGCATGAAGGTGCGTCTGTCGGCAGACTGGATCACAGAAAGACAGTGTGATTTACATGTCGCACAAAATAAGAGTCACgccaacacaaacatgcagaaacACTTATTGATACAccagaagttgaaaaaaaatgtaatcacacTGTAAAATAATCTCTTCTCACCTTGATCTCAGCAAGGATTTTGCTTTTGCCCGGAGAAGGAACTGAGTCCACCCACAGGACGACCCTCCTGTTTGTTCAAAACACagcatggagagagagagatttaaacaaaaggaaaaatctAAATTTGAGAACGCACTCGTCTTTGATAAAACTTTATTCAGCAGGTGGGTGAAGCGTGTCAGTGCTACTTTCAGGCTTAACCCTGTAGCCCCAAAGCAATGCAAGGTAAGGTACTTAAACTTTTTTAGGCTTAGCAGCTTCATTTGattgcattttagatattttgcCATATACATgcactttgttttgttcatctgATGGCTGTAGTTACACTTTATTTCACAGGACTTCAACTTTTAAGGAAGTGTTCAGGCAGTCACATGTGGAGGAACACAAATCAGaaccaaataaagaaataaatgaatggctcaataaatgaataaatatgccATTAAATGTACACAGAGATATCTTAAAAAATAATTGAAggccttaaaggtgcactaaaTTGTGTcgttacattattatttttatagtTATTAATGAGGATCTTTCACTTTTGGTTAAAAGTTCTTGCCCAAAACTAgatattgctcctttaatgttgtcaataaaatgtcacataaattgacatttctgctttaacttgcttctgtattattttctttgttataaTCCttctatttatttacttttccaTCAAATCTAATTaaatttctttaatgtttttttaaatgtatgtatttccGTATCACGTTCCCTTTTCTGAAGCGTAAAGAGAAATGAAGGAACATGAGTCACGGACCTCTGGCAGGCAGGAATGGTGCAGTAGAGCATGAGGAAGACTGTGACCACCAGCGCACCAATGGAGAAATAGATCAGGGTGTTGATGGACCAGGAGGCTGCCgggggagagaaaacagaacaaatgatGAATGTGATTATGATTGTCAACattcatgatgtgtgtgtgatgggttTAAGACCCAGGTTGTTGACATCTGAATAAACTGGGCACTTTCTCCACTGTCTGTTAGCGTACCCTCATTTGATGTCCAGTCCACAGGATCGGTCCAGTCAGACGGGATTCCCCTGTAGCTTAACTTGTGTCCAGGGGCGACCAGGGACCTGACCCTGACCTGGTAGTCCTGGGACGGGACCAGATCGTCTTGCAGGATGGTCAGGGACATGGACCCCTGTGGAATGGTCCTGATAGAATCGTTGGTAGAACAGTTCTGAAAAAGATGACTTATTAGATTTCAGGAGCTGCTTTACTATGATACTATAATATGAGTGCGCATGAGAGAGTTATGAGATGTTTCTCACCTGCTCCTTTGTCGTGTAATAGCAGAGCTGATAATACAAGGTGATACTTTTAGGTGTGTTTACTGGATTGGACCAATCCACGATCCAGTTGCTGCCTTTGTTCCTCACCTTTACATCCCGCGGTAGGTTGGGACgaactgtgaaaacaaaagtttGGGAGTCATAATGGATACGTTAATCTTTTTAAAtagttttcaaaaatgtttcctATGTGGGGACAATATCATTTACTCAATAACATCTTATTTTACCTAGGAAATGAGTGACCCTAGTAGCTGTCTGTGTAATAAGTTGGATTTTCTGCAtattacactgaaaaaaaaaaaaaattatataactTAAGAATTTGAACACTATTAGACTAAAACCAGTTCTTCAAATGTTGAgtctcaaaatgttttgtttggtcAGATGTGCTACTTAAAATAAGTTTCTAAGGGACTTCCCAACATGCAttgatatgttttttgttttttttttaaattcaaaattgtcctttaaggtcagtttgtttattcagtcttaTAAATGTCGAgcgtttgtttatttagtccatgaagatctttctcttctgattgaacCTTCTCCCTCAAAACTaggtagtgcacctttaactttaattctGATCTGCTTCAGATTTAAGCATAAGAATTACTGACTGTTAAATGCTgctcatgtttttgttgtgtcaAGTGTAAGCTGGACAGAATAAAACCGAGCCTTCTCATTGCCTCATGATAAAGTGACAGACGAGCAGTGGCGCCGTTCGAACACTAGGTGGGGGCCCTCAATCACACCACGGCTGCTCTGCCCTGCGTGTCTGCACAGCTTCCTGCACTTTTATCGCCCCATTGTGTGTTCTTAATTTGGCAGGACACGTTATcttgcaccccccccccccccccaaaagtgCCTCCGCTCTATCTCTCCCATGATGCTCGGCCCCTCTGCCTCGTGCCTACTCACTGTGTTTAGGGGCCTCGAAAATCTTGCTGTTGCGTGTCGGTCGGAGCTCCAGCTGCTGATGTGTGGGGTCTGTGACATTCAGTGAGCAGCTGTACTTCAGCACCGTCCCGCTGAGGTCAGGGGTGACCGTTGGGTTCACACAGCATCTCTCAGACCTGAAGGCAGGGATTggaaagagggggggggggggcattggCATCAACGAATGAATAAATTGTACATGAGGGTGGTATTGTCGGTGTAGCGCTCAACTTACGATGCAGACTGCTTGTGTCGACAGCACAGCTGGTAGGTGATGAGGCGAGCCAGCTCTCTGCTCACCTCCCAGCTACACATCACCGTCTTCTCTCCATCCAGCACACAATGCACACTGGGAATCTGCCCAGCATCTAgagccagagagggagagagacagagctaATGGCAACAGCTGCAAAGCTCTGGACTTTTTCCTGGGCTCCAGTAAAAATGAAACGAGGGAGAAGATTAGAAATGTGAGGGAAGGAGATAAGGAGCGGGGTCCGGTTGAGAAGAAAAGGCCCTTATGGAGTaaaattgtaattgtaatttgTGCACACATGATTGTGAGGAGACACGACTTTGTCAGTGTGTCGCATTTATGCTTCAGATGCTTTCTTTGACTCACCCTCTTCAGTCTGCCACGTCACCACAGGGCTCCAGAGGCTCCACTGAGCCACGCTGGCCCGGGCCCTCACCCTGGCTTCATACCTGCGACCCGggagcagcagctgtttctcTAGTTTCATATTGGTGTTTGTTACATTCTCAACCTGCAGGGAGAAGCAAAAGAGATGTGTGTCACGGTGTCACTTGTCGCTATGACTTCTGAGGAAACGTCAGATGATACGATAAGAGGTCGAAGAAGGACACCA contains:
- the csf2rb gene encoding cytokine receptor common subunit beta, with translation MPLFWVLLWSALPPLALFSGPERCSVQESSSLHNELLKSLRCYNDYLSHVECEWREHRDTELQLWFKTDTGRKQCVPRSASVHDEHRTVKCRYETMTFVIALSHTVFFLENKTETLCTSGSDQPLDLSQHLRARPPVDLSTRDAGDGGRRLSWSSPYPTSSSLNKNITYQLSYRTDGEDKWTVENVTNTNMKLEKQLLLPGRRYEARVRARASVAQWSLWSPVVTWQTEEDAGQIPSVHCVLDGEKTVMCSWEVSRELARLITYQLCCRHKQSASSERCCVNPTVTPDLSGTVLKYSCSLNVTDPTHQQLELRPTRNSKIFEAPKHIRPNLPRDVKVRNKGSNWIVDWSNPVNTPKSITLYYQLCYYTTKEQNCSTNDSIRTIPQGSMSLTILQDDLVPSQDYQVRVRSLVAPGHKLSYRGIPSDWTDPVDWTSNEASWSINTLIYFSIGALVVTVFLMLYCTIPACQRRVVLWVDSVPSPGKSKILAEIKSADRRTFMQSESTSVCKVQRFDSVSTCSSDASLWPAEDSGKQSLKQDEGCWRCDNQPSLAVEGNISDGSSFSFSGPYIFCQTNHNPVDVQCEETETLSDGPASPSPVNFTLYGKGYVCLPSRNISRSTQDLVSHSDANADTLKHGSPEEDQQHPDTTLCPPDETDVQPAVDEPSISPRPPDYTSGPFTAWPQGGNTQASGYCFLPQPT